The Carnobacterium divergens genome includes a window with the following:
- a CDS encoding CpsD/CapB family tyrosine-protein kinase, producing the protein MFKKNKTTNQGTSNGASLITTTKPNSVVAEQFRTIRTNIQFSMVDKELKSLIFTSSGPGEGKSTISANTAVVFASQGKRVLLVDADMRKPTVHKTFGIPNHEGLTTLLTEKDVKLSSVIRQGSNENLFILTSGPVPPNPSELLDSNKMNKIIDILEGAFDLVIFDMPPIITVTDSQIMAAKTDGTIFVVRSGVASKEALVKSRQLLEIVNANVIGTVFNGVERTKDSAYKYYGLESDSI; encoded by the coding sequence ATGTTTAAAAAAAATAAAACAACTAATCAAGGAACGTCAAATGGTGCAAGTTTAATTACAACTACAAAACCAAATTCTGTGGTCGCAGAACAATTTAGAACCATTCGTACAAATATTCAATTTTCAATGGTTGATAAAGAGTTAAAATCATTGATTTTTACCTCTTCAGGACCAGGCGAAGGGAAATCAACGATTTCAGCCAATACAGCAGTTGTTTTTGCTTCACAAGGAAAAAGAGTTTTATTGGTGGATGCAGATATGCGCAAGCCAACGGTTCATAAAACATTTGGAATACCCAACCATGAAGGGTTAACGACATTGTTAACAGAAAAAGACGTTAAGCTCAGCTCGGTTATTCGTCAAGGAAGCAATGAAAATTTATTTATTCTAACGAGTGGACCCGTTCCACCAAATCCATCAGAGTTGTTGGATTCAAATAAAATGAATAAAATTATTGATATTTTAGAAGGTGCGTTTGATTTAGTTATTTTCGATATGCCTCCAATCATTACCGTGACCGATTCTCAAATTATGGCAGCTAAGACAGATGGCACCATTTTTGTTGTTCGTAGTGGTGTAGCAAGTAAAGAAGCCTTAGTTAAGTCAAGACAACTTCTTGAAATTGTAAATGCAAACGTGATAGGAACTGTATTTAATGGAGTAGAACGAACAAAAGACAGTGCCTATAAGTATTATGGGTTGGAGAGTGACTCGATATGA
- a CDS encoding tyrosine-protein phosphatase produces MIDLHCHILPGVDDGAQTLEDSIVMAHAAVAEGITHILVTPHHNNGRYFNKREDIIDKMKALQLEFEERQIPLTLFPGQEVRITGELIESIQKGDIQFVDEEQQYLLIEFPTMTIPQFSEELFFQLNKSKITPIIVHPERNQVFINNPDRLGAFIERGALAQLTAGSYLGYFGKKIEKISKQMVEANLIHIIASDAHNVTTRTFHLKEAYAKLEKNVGIEKVAVYKQHAKDLINGETISPFPISKVKKHKFLGLF; encoded by the coding sequence ATGATCGATTTGCATTGTCATATTTTACCTGGAGTTGATGACGGTGCTCAAACGTTGGAGGATTCAATTGTAATGGCTCATGCAGCCGTTGCAGAGGGAATCACGCATATTCTGGTGACACCACATCACAATAATGGTCGGTATTTTAATAAACGAGAAGATATTATTGATAAAATGAAGGCTCTTCAGTTAGAGTTTGAGGAACGCCAAATTCCCTTAACCCTATTTCCTGGTCAAGAAGTTAGAATAACAGGAGAACTGATAGAATCGATTCAAAAAGGTGATATCCAGTTTGTGGATGAAGAACAACAATACTTATTAATTGAGTTTCCAACGATGACGATTCCTCAATTTAGTGAAGAGTTGTTTTTTCAGTTAAATAAAAGCAAAATCACCCCGATTATCGTTCATCCAGAACGAAATCAAGTTTTTATAAATAATCCAGATAGATTGGGAGCATTTATCGAAAGAGGAGCACTTGCTCAATTAACAGCAGGTAGTTATCTAGGTTATTTTGGGAAAAAAATTGAAAAAATTAGCAAACAAATGGTGGAGGCAAATTTAATTCATATTATTGCATCAGATGCGCATAATGTCACTACTAGAACATTTCATTTAAAAGAGGCTTATGCAAAATTAGAAAAAAACGTAGGAATAGAAAAAGTTGCAGTTTATAAACAACATGCAAAAGACTTAATTAATGGAGAAACCATTAGTCCATTTCCTATTAGTAAAGTGAAAAAGCATAAATTTCTAGGGTTGTTTTAA
- a CDS encoding nucleoside-diphosphate sugar epimerase/dehydratase, giving the protein MKRGIKKSILIGVDTLAIVFSSLLSYIFLSPYIDPSQFFLYMSVGLCIISYLAFASYFKIFSKINRYVSIKEIINIFACVSLSFLVVTVISSLTLMAVSFRFILLTYIFSLSVIASSRIIWRILNELNYHSEKKLQTQRQIKTLVVGAGEGGSIFLRNTQKNTTDLKIVGVVDKDPTKLNTYLHGVPVIGLVTDIPEIVNEYGIKQITIAIPSLQPQEYEEILDICNAISVKVNLMPSVEDVLNGKLSVSRFREIDVVDLLGREEVQLDMEQISKKLTGKTVLVSGAGGSIGSEICRQVARFAPKRMILLGHGENSIYHIHQEMTKSYQQTIEMIPVIADIQDRQRIFDVMKEYQPAQVYHAAAHKHVPMMEYNPIEALKNNVYGTKNMAEASKEANVESFVMISTDKAVNPPNVMGATKRIAEMIVTGLNEEGKTKFAAVRFGNVLGSRGSVVPLFKEQIKSGGPLTVTDFRMTRYFMTIPEASRLVLQAGALAKGGEIFILDMGEPVKILDLAKKVIKLSGFKEDEIEVVETGIRPGEKLYEELLVDGEQTNKKVHDKIFVGEVSNYSENSITTELNNLNRENDDLLKERLINLANRNEIY; this is encoded by the coding sequence ATGAAGAGAGGGATAAAGAAAAGTATTCTAATTGGAGTCGATACGTTAGCGATTGTTTTTTCAAGTTTATTGTCATATATCTTTTTAAGTCCATATATTGACCCATCTCAATTCTTTTTATATATGAGTGTTGGTTTATGTATCATTAGCTATCTTGCTTTTGCATCATATTTTAAGATATTTTCAAAAATTAATCGATACGTTAGTATTAAGGAAATCATTAATATATTCGCGTGTGTCAGTTTATCTTTTCTTGTGGTAACAGTGATTTCAAGTTTGACCTTAATGGCAGTAAGTTTCCGATTTATTTTGTTAACGTATATTTTTTCCTTATCTGTGATTGCAAGTAGTCGCATTATTTGGCGAATTTTGAATGAATTAAATTATCATAGCGAAAAAAAACTACAAACACAAAGACAAATAAAAACCCTAGTCGTAGGTGCTGGTGAAGGTGGAAGTATATTTTTAAGAAATACCCAAAAAAATACCACTGATCTTAAAATAGTAGGAGTAGTTGACAAAGACCCTACTAAATTAAATACGTATTTACATGGTGTTCCAGTTATTGGTTTAGTAACGGATATTCCTGAAATTGTGAATGAGTACGGTATTAAACAAATTACAATTGCAATCCCTTCTCTACAACCTCAAGAGTACGAAGAAATATTAGATATTTGCAATGCGATTTCTGTTAAGGTAAATTTAATGCCCTCGGTTGAAGATGTGTTAAATGGAAAATTATCCGTGAGTCGTTTTCGTGAGATTGATGTTGTAGATTTATTAGGTCGAGAAGAAGTTCAATTGGATATGGAACAAATATCTAAAAAATTAACAGGGAAAACGGTTTTAGTAAGTGGTGCTGGCGGGTCAATCGGATCTGAAATATGTCGTCAAGTTGCTAGATTTGCGCCTAAAAGAATGATTTTACTTGGTCATGGAGAAAATTCTATCTATCATATTCATCAAGAAATGACAAAATCCTATCAACAAACGATTGAAATGATCCCGGTAATTGCTGACATACAAGACCGACAACGTATTTTTGATGTCATGAAGGAATACCAACCAGCTCAAGTTTATCATGCAGCTGCCCATAAACATGTGCCAATGATGGAGTATAATCCAATAGAAGCTTTAAAAAATAATGTTTATGGAACAAAAAATATGGCAGAAGCTTCAAAAGAGGCAAATGTTGAAAGTTTTGTGATGATTTCAACTGACAAAGCGGTTAATCCTCCTAATGTTATGGGAGCTACAAAACGAATTGCAGAAATGATTGTCACGGGTTTAAATGAAGAAGGGAAAACAAAATTCGCTGCTGTCCGTTTTGGAAATGTTTTAGGAAGCCGTGGTAGTGTGGTTCCGTTATTTAAAGAACAAATTAAAAGTGGTGGGCCTTTAACAGTGACGGATTTTAGAATGACACGTTACTTTATGACGATCCCAGAAGCGAGTCGTTTAGTACTTCAAGCTGGAGCTTTAGCAAAAGGCGGCGAAATATTCATTTTAGATATGGGAGAACCTGTTAAAATATTAGATTTAGCGAAAAAAGTGATTAAACTAAGTGGTTTTAAAGAAGATGAAATAGAAGTAGTCGAAACTGGCATTAGGCCTGGTGAAAAACTTTATGAAGAATTATTAGTAGATGGTGAACAGACAAATAAAAAAGTACATGATAAGATTTTTGTTGGGGAGGTTTCTAATTATTCAGAAAATTCAATTACAACTGAATTGAATAATTTGAATAGAGAAAATGATGATTTATTAAAAGAAAGATTAATAAATTTAGCAAATAGAAATGAAATATATTAG
- a CDS encoding DegT/DnrJ/EryC1/StrS family aminotransferase has product MNIPFSPPDIGIEEVKAVSEALKSGWITTGPKTKELENKVADYCNTEKAVCLNSATACMETTLRLLGVGEGDEVITSAYTYTASASVIHHVGAKIVLVDTKKESYEMDYDQVANAITKKTKAIIPVDLAGIMCDYKTLNRIVEEKKFLFEPKNEIQKTFSRIIIIADSAHSFGAIKDYKKSGEVADFTCFSFHAVKNLTTAEGGAVTWKPRTDLNSEEIYKKYMLFSLHGQTKDALSKSKIGLWEYDIEILGYKNNMTDIHASIGLAQINRYKDMLSRRKEIIETYNKGLCELPVRYLEHYNTTDYSSGHLYLMNLLNKTENERNSFIVELAKKGIATNVHYKPLPMLTAYRNLGFKIEDFPNAYNLYKNEVTLPVYSILKDAEIEFIIESIKKIIK; this is encoded by the coding sequence ATGAATATACCGTTTTCACCGCCAGATATTGGAATTGAAGAGGTAAAAGCAGTATCTGAAGCATTAAAATCAGGTTGGATAACTACAGGACCCAAAACAAAAGAATTAGAAAATAAGGTAGCAGATTATTGTAATACAGAAAAAGCTGTATGCTTAAATTCAGCTACAGCATGCATGGAAACTACACTAAGATTATTAGGAGTAGGAGAAGGTGATGAAGTTATTACTTCAGCATATACGTACACAGCTTCAGCTAGTGTAATTCATCATGTAGGAGCTAAAATAGTTTTAGTCGACACTAAAAAAGAATCATATGAAATGGATTATGATCAAGTAGCTAATGCTATAACTAAAAAAACAAAGGCAATTATTCCGGTTGATTTAGCAGGAATAATGTGCGATTACAAAACATTAAATAGAATTGTAGAAGAAAAAAAGTTTTTATTTGAACCAAAAAATGAAATTCAAAAGACGTTTAGTAGAATTATCATTATTGCCGATTCAGCTCATTCTTTCGGAGCGATAAAAGACTATAAAAAAAGTGGAGAAGTAGCAGATTTTACATGTTTTTCTTTCCATGCGGTAAAAAATCTAACAACAGCAGAGGGGGGAGCAGTAACATGGAAGCCACGAACAGATTTAAATAGTGAAGAAATTTATAAAAAGTATATGTTGTTTTCACTTCATGGTCAAACTAAAGATGCGCTTTCTAAAAGTAAAATTGGTTTATGGGAGTATGATATAGAAATTTTAGGATATAAAAATAATATGACGGATATACATGCTTCAATTGGTTTAGCTCAAATTAATAGATACAAAGATATGTTAAGTAGAAGAAAAGAAATTATAGAAACTTATAATAAAGGTCTGTGTGAATTACCTGTGAGATATTTAGAACATTATAATACAACAGATTATTCTAGTGGTCACTTATATTTAATGAACTTGCTGAATAAAACCGAAAATGAACGGAATTCATTTATTGTTGAATTAGCAAAAAAAGGGATAGCAACTAATGTACATTATAAGCCACTACCAATGTTGACAGCATATAGAAATTTAGGATTTAAAATTGAAGATTTTCCAAATGCATATAATTTATATAAAAATGAAGTTACATTACCTGTATATTCGATATTAAAAGATGCTGAAATTGAATTTATTATTGAATCAATAAAAAAAATAATTAAGTAA
- a CDS encoding ATP-grasp domain-containing protein gives MDRKKVLILGVASVQMDAIIELNNLGYETFACAMANDGPGAKEAHHFSEINILDEDALIEYIEKNNISVIYSVGSDLAMPIVTSISQKLKLPHFVSNETAKICNNKNLMRQTLGNDFIGNVRHQIVEHKKAVIELDYPFIMKPTDSQGQRGIYLINNYDEYLKYYESVKSYSRSGLVILEDYITGPELSVNGYAINGEICYLVASDRETWPEYTGLIKKHIVPSEQLKLESEKELFHIIENACKKLNILDGPFYVQMKLEKNSPYIIEITPRLDGCHMWNLLQKYSGVNLLKLTFEHLLEQKTNELEQKQIINDQYILEFICQKPNTKATYKKYTKEIKQSLENFMYYNENDLIRPVNGQHDKIGYFIYKK, from the coding sequence ATGGATAGAAAAAAAGTTTTGATATTAGGGGTTGCTTCAGTTCAAATGGATGCAATTATTGAATTAAATAATTTAGGTTACGAAACATTTGCTTGTGCGATGGCCAATGATGGACCGGGCGCCAAAGAAGCACATCATTTTTCTGAAATTAATATTCTAGATGAAGATGCATTAATTGAATATATTGAAAAAAATAATATTTCGGTAATTTATTCAGTAGGTTCTGACTTAGCAATGCCAATCGTAACTTCAATTAGTCAGAAATTAAAGTTACCTCATTTTGTATCAAACGAAACAGCTAAAATTTGTAATAACAAGAACTTAATGCGCCAAACTTTGGGAAATGATTTTATTGGAAATGTTCGACATCAAATTGTTGAACATAAAAAAGCCGTAATTGAACTTGATTATCCTTTTATTATGAAACCAACGGATTCTCAAGGTCAGCGAGGAATTTATTTAATTAATAATTACGATGAATATTTAAAGTATTATGAGTCAGTAAAAAGTTATTCAAGATCTGGTTTAGTAATTTTGGAAGATTATATTACGGGACCAGAGCTATCAGTAAATGGTTATGCAATAAATGGAGAAATTTGTTATTTAGTAGCATCAGATAGAGAAACATGGCCTGAATATACAGGTCTAATAAAAAAACATATAGTTCCTTCTGAACAATTGAAACTTGAAAGCGAAAAAGAATTATTTCATATAATTGAAAATGCATGTAAAAAATTAAATATACTGGATGGTCCGTTTTACGTTCAAATGAAGCTTGAAAAAAATAGTCCATATATAATAGAAATAACACCACGATTAGACGGTTGTCATATGTGGAATTTATTACAAAAGTATTCAGGAGTAAATTTATTGAAATTAACTTTTGAACATTTATTAGAACAAAAAACAAATGAATTAGAACAAAAACAAATAATAAATGATCAGTATATTTTAGAATTTATTTGTCAAAAACCAAATACTAAAGCAACGTATAAAAAATATACAAAAGAAATCAAACAGTCTTTAGAAAACTTTATGTATTATAATGAAAATGACCTAATCCGTCCTGTAAATGGTCAACATGATAAAATTGGATATTTTATTTACAAAAAATAG
- a CDS encoding NAD-dependent epimerase/dehydratase family protein translates to MKVAITGGTGFLGKNVVSLLKEKEIDIKVLSRNVEIKDFCYKTNYSKEDLISSLKDVTAVIHLAASRGSQGEIKEFHNNEVLTQNLYDACVELNIKNIVYASTISVYSSAEELPWKEKNIPRPNSMYGISKVVCEQIGNLYSEKKGLKVKNLRLAHLYGFNEKNNYMINKFFRQAYNKQELVLDSKSEAKREFIYVKDAANAVYKALMTYEYTGTLNIGTQDQLTNIEVAKNINEVFNNNGNLTITNPNKIENIQSSYMDSSEAEKKIGFIPTYKFNEALKDIYNLMEELENVPIFY, encoded by the coding sequence ATGAAAGTTGCAATAACGGGTGGAACAGGATTTTTAGGAAAGAATGTAGTCTCTCTACTAAAAGAGAAAGAAATAGATATTAAAGTTTTATCTAGAAATGTAGAAATTAAGGATTTTTGTTATAAAACAAATTATTCAAAAGAGGATTTAATCAGTAGTTTAAAAGACGTTACGGCAGTTATACATTTAGCTGCAAGTAGAGGTAGTCAAGGAGAAATAAAAGAGTTTCATAATAATGAAGTATTAACACAAAATCTTTATGATGCATGCGTGGAACTAAATATAAAAAACATAGTTTATGCATCAACTATTTCAGTATATTCAAGTGCTGAAGAGCTTCCATGGAAAGAAAAAAACATACCACGCCCGAATTCTATGTATGGTATTAGCAAAGTAGTATGTGAGCAAATTGGAAACTTGTATAGTGAAAAAAAAGGATTGAAAGTAAAAAATTTGAGACTAGCCCATCTTTATGGTTTTAATGAAAAAAATAATTATATGATAAATAAATTTTTTAGACAAGCATATAATAAGCAAGAACTGGTACTTGACTCGAAAAGTGAGGCGAAAAGAGAATTTATATATGTAAAGGATGCTGCTAATGCCGTATACAAAGCTTTAATGACGTATGAATATACAGGTACATTAAACATAGGAACCCAAGATCAATTAACTAATATTGAAGTTGCAAAAAATATTAATGAAGTTTTTAACAATAATGGAAATTTAACAATAACTAATCCAAATAAAATTGAAAATATACAATCATCATATATGGATAGCTCTGAGGCAGAAAAGAAAATTGGATTTATTCCAACATATAAATTTAACGAAGCACTAAAAGATATTTATAATTTAATGGAGGAACTAGAAAATGTACCAATTTTTTATTAA
- a CDS encoding sugar transferase: MYQFFIKRVLDIVLSILILPVLIVLMIPTAIFIKLEDRGTIFYNGKRLGKNMEQFSMYKFRSMKENAKDIRNIDGSTFNSSNDSRVTNIGRIIRKTSIDELPQIFNVLKGEMSFVGPRPSPLGNESRYTDEFKKKFSVKPGITGYNQAVLRNKSTMEQRMNNDIYYTENISFILDVKIIYLTIVSVITRKNINHD; the protein is encoded by the coding sequence ATGTACCAATTTTTTATTAAACGAGTATTAGATATTGTACTATCGATATTAATTTTACCAGTGTTAATTGTTCTAATGATTCCTACTGCTATTTTTATTAAATTAGAAGATAGAGGGACAATTTTTTATAATGGTAAACGTCTTGGGAAAAATATGGAGCAATTCTCAATGTATAAATTTAGATCAATGAAAGAAAATGCTAAAGACATAAGGAATATTGATGGAAGTACATTTAACTCTAGTAATGATTCTAGAGTAACAAACATAGGAAGAATAATTAGAAAAACAAGTATCGATGAATTGCCTCAAATTTTTAATGTTTTAAAAGGAGAAATGAGTTTTGTGGGTCCTAGGCCAAGCCCGTTAGGTAATGAATCTAGGTATACAGATGAATTTAAGAAAAAATTTAGTGTGAAACCGGGAATAACGGGATATAATCAAGCTGTACTAAGAAATAAATCAACAATGGAACAAAGAATGAATAATGATATTTATTATACAGAAAATATTTCTTTTATTCTAGATGTTAAGATTATTTATTTAACTATTGTTTCAGTAATAACTAGAAAAAATATCAACCATGACTAA
- a CDS encoding glycosyltransferase encodes MSNCLILLTNYYPYYKGEEYIESEIEYLSSCYDKVIIISTMVSLKMEQTREVPPNVEIIKSNINHSKMGKLSMFFKNYINIRKDKEKVKNIKKETETIFERLYSYYFEARALSIYKNIESNLASFEIDKFNVVTIYSYWFYITARVAIELKNKLFNQLQPYTISRAHRYDLYENESPLKFLPQRLFLLNELDNIYPCSQDGVDYLKNSYPMHTKKISVERLGTIDPFIQMIESKDVLSIVTCSAVRKVKRLDLLIEALKILEFQDIPFKWTHIGNGPELDELKKSAQKNLTCSNYSFVGFLKNNEVLNWYKNNPVTIFMNLSLSEGVPVSIMEAMSIGIPIVATDVGGTKEIVENNVNGLLLQKNCTPLEIANSIRQFYTMDLKKYNKFKINSKLIWENKSNADKLYLNFSKKILENS; translated from the coding sequence ATGAGTAACTGTTTAATTTTATTAACTAATTACTATCCTTATTATAAAGGAGAGGAGTATATAGAATCTGAAATAGAATATCTATCTAGCTGCTATGATAAAGTTATCATAATTTCTACAATGGTTTCTTTAAAAATGGAACAGACTCGTGAGGTTCCACCAAATGTTGAAATTATAAAAAGTAATATTAACCATTCGAAGATGGGTAAACTGTCAATGTTTTTTAAAAATTATATTAACATAAGAAAAGATAAAGAAAAAGTGAAAAACATAAAAAAAGAAACAGAAACAATATTCGAAAGGTTGTATTCCTACTATTTTGAAGCAAGAGCATTAAGCATTTATAAAAATATAGAAAGTAACTTAGCTTCTTTTGAAATTGATAAGTTTAATGTAGTTACAATATATAGTTATTGGTTTTATATAACAGCTAGAGTAGCGATTGAATTAAAAAACAAATTATTTAATCAACTACAGCCATATACTATTTCAAGAGCACATAGATATGATTTATATGAGAATGAATCTCCTTTAAAATTTTTACCTCAAAGATTATTTTTATTAAATGAACTTGATAATATTTATCCTTGTTCTCAAGATGGCGTTGATTATTTGAAAAATAGTTATCCAATGCATACAAAAAAAATAAGTGTTGAAAGATTGGGAACAATTGACCCATTCATTCAAATGATAGAAAGTAAAGATGTTTTATCGATAGTAACTTGTTCTGCAGTTAGAAAAGTTAAAAGATTAGATTTACTAATTGAAGCTTTAAAAATTCTAGAGTTTCAAGATATTCCTTTTAAATGGACACATATAGGAAATGGTCCAGAATTAGATGAATTAAAAAAAAGTGCACAAAAAAATTTAACGTGTTCAAATTATTCATTTGTAGGATTTTTAAAAAATAATGAAGTTTTAAACTGGTATAAAAATAATCCAGTAACAATTTTTATGAATCTATCGCTTTCAGAAGGCGTTCCTGTTTCAATCATGGAAGCTATGTCAATTGGTATTCCCATTGTGGCAACTGATGTAGGAGGAACAAAAGAAATAGTAGAGAATAATGTTAATGGATTATTGTTACAAAAAAATTGTACCCCATTAGAAATTGCAAATAGTATCCGACAGTTTTATACAATGGATTTAAAAAAATATAATAAATTTAAAATTAATTCAAAATTAATTTGGGAAAATAAAAGTAATGCGGATAAGTTATACTTAAATTTTTCAAAAAAAATATTAGAGAATAGCTGA
- a CDS encoding O-antigen polysaccharide polymerase Wzy family protein, translated as MKKTYFFNAIYLLLAIVVFVMGLIFDSTLLELTAVLIVLFNNVSYSISNFNKNVIFFCFNCTFFIFLIGRIFVSTFFNYRSTERGTYGLDFVDSSYVHLTMTCLFLSLIFVFLGYVIVQKIKIPYVSKITISNDYNKALENAALIFFYISISFRLIIVWQMRNTAISEGYFETFTTFKSSLPGVLQNVSNMYDIAYFAFLATYPTKRKVLLPTSLYLLEGIIASMGGRRSILMLNILIVFIYFVIRNIGIVNKKEKWIGKFEVLASLISVPILMSLMTIIGNVRASFTEKTATANSGDFINSLKEFLYSQGVSANLIGYTEMYRDQLPHKIYTLGPVIEFIDNNIFRKLKGLPEFTGQSIDRAINGHLYSQALPYLIMPVAYLKGYGYGSSFIAENYADFSFLGVIIGSFLYGCLLHILFVAIKSNKFIIVTFALLMTRTILFAPRAAYLSFIVSSLSPIKIVTIVLIIIFAKIIKIKDE; from the coding sequence ATGAAGAAGACCTATTTTTTTAATGCTATTTACTTACTTTTAGCAATAGTCGTTTTTGTGATGGGTTTAATTTTTGATTCTACCCTACTTGAATTAACTGCAGTTTTAATAGTTTTGTTTAACAATGTAAGTTATTCAATTTCGAATTTTAATAAAAATGTAATTTTTTTCTGTTTTAATTGTACATTTTTTATATTTTTAATTGGCAGAATCTTTGTTTCAACATTTTTTAACTATAGATCTACTGAAAGAGGAACTTATGGTTTAGATTTTGTTGATTCTAGTTATGTTCATTTGACTATGACTTGTTTATTTCTCTCACTAATTTTTGTTTTTTTAGGATATGTAATAGTTCAAAAGATTAAAATACCCTATGTAAGTAAAATTACAATTTCTAATGACTATAATAAAGCTTTGGAAAATGCAGCATTAATATTTTTTTATATTTCTATTTCTTTTAGATTAATTATAGTTTGGCAGATGAGAAATACAGCCATAAGTGAGGGATATTTTGAAACCTTTACTACATTTAAATCAAGTTTGCCAGGTGTTTTACAGAATGTATCTAATATGTATGATATTGCTTATTTTGCATTTTTGGCAACTTACCCAACTAAAAGAAAAGTACTTTTACCCACTAGTTTGTATCTTTTAGAAGGAATAATTGCCTCAATGGGAGGTAGAAGATCAATTTTAATGCTTAATATCCTAATTGTTTTCATTTATTTTGTTATTAGAAATATTGGGATTGTAAATAAAAAAGAAAAATGGATTGGAAAATTTGAAGTATTAGCTTCGTTGATAAGTGTTCCCATATTAATGTCCTTAATGACCATTATTGGAAATGTCAGAGCGTCTTTTACCGAAAAAACAGCTACTGCAAATAGTGGTGATTTTATTAATTCATTGAAAGAATTTTTATATTCACAAGGTGTTAGTGCAAACTTAATTGGTTACACTGAGATGTATCGTGATCAACTACCTCATAAAATATATACATTGGGTCCAGTGATAGAATTTATAGATAATAATATTTTTAGAAAATTAAAAGGGTTACCAGAATTTACAGGACAATCAATAGATAGAGCTATAAATGGTCATCTGTATTCTCAGGCCTTACCATATCTTATAATGCCTGTTGCCTATTTAAAAGGCTATGGCTATGGCTCAAGTTTTATAGCTGAAAATTATGCTGACTTTTCATTTTTAGGTGTTATTATTGGGAGTTTTTTATATGGTTGTTTGCTGCATATTTTATTTGTTGCTATTAAGAGTAACAAGTTTATTATCGTTACTTTTGCGTTGCTTATGACTCGAACAATATTGTTTGCACCTAGAGCTGCATATTTATCATTTATCGTATCCTCACTTTCTCCAATTAAAATTGTTACAATTGTATTGATTATAATCTTTGCTAAAATAATTAAAATTAAAGATGAATAG